The Sporichthyaceae bacterium genome has a window encoding:
- a CDS encoding TetR/AcrR family transcriptional regulator, with product MPSITRKASGTRAQRRDEIRSKMLTAVEEMLAEGESFTELSVERLVARAGVARSTFYVYFEDKGELLRGWLEDITGELDAIAKRWWHLDGNADRDDLRGALEAVLGVYRPHTALMAAAFDAAAYDPAVRETVMTLMAFNTAGLRKHIKAGQRDGFVDPDLPANEVAQYLTWMAERALHQLVRGADDPTYERLLDAYTAIIWNTLYAPCRLGAAV from the coding sequence ATGCCGTCAATTACCCGTAAGGCCTCCGGCACCCGCGCGCAGCGCCGCGACGAGATCCGCTCGAAAATGCTGACCGCCGTCGAGGAAATGTTGGCCGAGGGCGAGAGCTTCACCGAGCTGTCCGTGGAGCGACTGGTGGCCCGCGCGGGCGTGGCCCGGTCCACGTTCTACGTGTACTTCGAGGACAAGGGTGAGCTGCTCCGCGGCTGGCTGGAGGACATCACCGGCGAGCTGGACGCGATCGCCAAGCGCTGGTGGCACCTCGACGGGAACGCGGACCGGGACGACCTGCGCGGCGCGCTGGAGGCCGTGCTCGGTGTCTATCGCCCGCACACCGCGCTGATGGCCGCGGCCTTCGACGCCGCCGCCTACGACCCCGCGGTGCGCGAGACCGTGATGACGCTGATGGCCTTCAACACCGCGGGCCTGCGCAAGCACATCAAGGCCGGCCAGCGCGACGGTTTCGTGGACCCGGACCTGCCGGCCAACGAGGTCGCGCAATACCTGACCTGGATGGCCGAGCGGGCGCTGCATCAGCTGGTCCGCGGCGCCGACGACCCGACGTACGAGCGGCTGCTGGACGCCTACACCGCGATCATCTGGAACACCCTGTACGCGCCGTGCCGCTTGGGCGCCGCCGTCTGA